Proteins co-encoded in one Candidatus Kapaibacterium sp. genomic window:
- the lipB gene encoding lipoyl(octanoyl) transferase LipB, translating into MLQVEDWGCIPYAEAWQRQRDLLQRVQSRQAGNTLVLCEHPTVITIGRSGSRRHILLPEPLLRERGVEVYEVERGGDVTLHNPGQLVGYPIIRLSEYREDLHWFVREIEQCIIELLADFGISGHRVPGLTGVWIDGARKICAIGLHVTRWVSWHGFALNVNNRLEEFAYIVPCGIADKTVTSMARELGQQLPMAEVKARCAAIFRAHFPH; encoded by the coding sequence ATGCTACAAGTGGAAGATTGGGGCTGTATCCCGTATGCTGAGGCTTGGCAGCGCCAGAGGGACCTCCTTCAGCGGGTGCAGAGTCGGCAGGCAGGGAATACGCTGGTCCTATGCGAACATCCCACGGTTATCACCATTGGACGCTCGGGATCGCGGCGTCATATTTTGCTGCCTGAGCCACTATTGCGCGAACGTGGAGTCGAAGTCTACGAAGTAGAGCGCGGCGGGGATGTGACGCTCCACAATCCTGGTCAGCTCGTTGGCTATCCCATCATTCGGCTTTCGGAGTACCGCGAGGACCTCCACTGGTTCGTGCGAGAGATAGAGCAGTGCATCATTGAGCTGTTGGCAGACTTCGGAATTTCCGGGCATCGTGTCCCGGGGCTGACGGGCGTATGGATTGATGGAGCTCGCAAGATCTGCGCCATCGGCCTCCATGTCACTCGATGGGTTAGCTGGCATGGTTTTGCACTCAACGTCAACAATCGTCTGGAGGAGTTTGCCTACATCGTTCCCTGCGGAATTGCGGACAAGACTGTAACCTCGATGGCACGGGAGCTAGGGCAGCAGCTCCCCATGGCAGAGGTTAAAGCTCGCTGTGCTGCCATTTTCCGGGCGCATTTCCCCCATTAG
- the asnB gene encoding asparagine synthase (glutamine-hydrolyzing), giving the protein MCGIAGIINGGSREALERMLQRLRHRGPDDWGVEWFPEHRSGLAHRRLAILDLTPAGHQPMPNGRGTRWITYNGEIYNFWELRAELERLGYRFRSRTDTEVILAAYDEWGADCVRRFNGMFAFGIYDTETRELFLARDHLGIKPLYYVQVGSMLAFASEAKALCALPNVACVPDMDALVSTLILLWVPEPKTGFVGIHKLPAGSYAFFRNGRLEITQYWDVPTPTPEGQLRYRHESEYVEHLRYLLERAVARQMLADVPVGAFLSGGVDSSLVVALMRRAVPDADLATYTIAFAPEDHRIEAHPDDPAYARFVAQQLRTRHREIRIRPAINALLPKVLWHLDDPVADGAAINTYLIAHHARANGTTVLLNGMGGDEVFAGYRKQLATLLLTYYHRLPQWFRRGLVEPVLRSLPSSWVRSRIRPLRWFARMLFPIQLRPLEAFIYGFAYCPPERLRRLWLQPLPAYSELYPIRRYWETAERVRGASPVAQMTYLDTKLFLTGLNLLYSDKASMAVAVETRPPLLDVEVVEFAFRLPDRYRIHGFQQKYLLKRAAEAYVPKQVLYRPKAPFMTPLISWMAGALGERLRWWYTGQPGLHREYLNAAEVLRLLDEHRRGVANHAHLLWGCLVLAEWLALWSSPALHDGVEVAEEAFRVEIS; this is encoded by the coding sequence ATGTGCGGCATCGCGGGAATCATCAATGGGGGTAGTCGTGAGGCCTTGGAGCGGATGCTCCAACGGCTGCGCCATCGCGGACCGGATGATTGGGGAGTTGAATGGTTCCCAGAACATCGCTCGGGACTAGCACATCGCCGGTTGGCGATTCTAGATCTGACTCCTGCTGGACACCAGCCAATGCCCAATGGGCGCGGAACGCGATGGATTACCTACAATGGAGAAATCTACAACTTCTGGGAACTCCGTGCTGAGCTAGAGCGGCTGGGCTACCGCTTTCGCTCACGAACGGATACAGAGGTCATCCTGGCAGCATACGATGAGTGGGGGGCGGACTGTGTGCGCCGCTTCAATGGGATGTTCGCTTTCGGAATCTACGACACGGAGACGCGCGAGCTCTTCTTAGCCCGTGACCATCTTGGCATCAAGCCGCTCTACTATGTCCAAGTGGGCTCCATGCTTGCCTTTGCTTCAGAGGCGAAGGCACTCTGTGCACTGCCCAATGTAGCGTGCGTGCCGGACATGGATGCGTTGGTGAGTACACTTATTCTCCTGTGGGTGCCTGAGCCGAAGACCGGTTTCGTTGGCATCCACAAGCTGCCAGCCGGTTCGTACGCGTTTTTCCGTAATGGGCGGCTGGAGATCACCCAGTACTGGGACGTGCCGACTCCAACACCGGAGGGACAGCTCCGCTACCGCCATGAGTCGGAGTATGTGGAGCACTTGCGCTACCTCTTGGAACGAGCCGTTGCTCGGCAGATGCTTGCGGACGTTCCTGTCGGGGCCTTCCTCTCCGGAGGGGTGGACTCCTCGCTCGTCGTAGCACTCATGCGACGTGCTGTCCCCGATGCCGACTTGGCAACGTACACGATCGCCTTCGCGCCTGAAGACCATCGCATAGAGGCACACCCGGACGATCCTGCCTACGCTCGCTTCGTTGCACAGCAATTGCGTACACGGCATCGGGAGATCCGAATCCGCCCGGCCATCAATGCTCTGCTACCGAAGGTCCTCTGGCACTTGGACGACCCCGTTGCCGACGGAGCTGCGATCAACACGTATCTCATTGCGCACCATGCCAGAGCGAATGGGACAACCGTACTGCTCAACGGGATGGGGGGTGATGAGGTCTTCGCTGGCTACCGGAAGCAGTTGGCAACGCTACTGCTGACCTACTACCATCGGCTGCCACAGTGGTTTCGGAGAGGGCTTGTAGAACCCGTTCTCCGATCGCTACCGAGCTCATGGGTGCGTTCACGCATTCGCCCGCTGCGGTGGTTTGCACGGATGCTTTTCCCGATACAGCTCCGACCTCTAGAGGCCTTCATCTATGGTTTCGCGTACTGCCCGCCAGAGCGGCTACGCCGGCTGTGGTTGCAGCCGTTGCCGGCGTATTCGGAGCTGTATCCGATACGCCGGTACTGGGAGACGGCCGAACGGGTCCGCGGAGCTTCGCCAGTTGCTCAGATGACTTACCTGGATACCAAGCTGTTCTTGACGGGCCTCAACTTGCTCTACTCGGATAAGGCCTCTATGGCAGTGGCTGTCGAGACGCGACCGCCATTACTAGATGTGGAAGTGGTGGAGTTCGCTTTTCGATTGCCCGACCGGTACCGTATCCACGGCTTCCAGCAGAAGTACCTCCTGAAGCGGGCGGCAGAGGCATACGTGCCCAAACAGGTCCTCTACCGGCCGAAAGCCCCGTTTATGACACCGCTCATCTCGTGGATGGCAGGAGCATTGGGGGAGCGCCTACGGTGGTGGTATACTGGTCAGCCTGGACTCCATCGGGAATACCTCAATGCAGCGGAAGTGCTCCGTCTTCTGGATGAGCATCGCCGGGGTGTAGCGAACCATGCGCACCTTCTCTGGGGATGCTTGGTGCTGGCTGAGTGGCTGGCGCTTTGGAGTAGCCCTGCGCTGCACGACGGTGTAGAGGTCGCTGAGGAAGCGTTCCGGGTTGAGATTTCGTAA
- the dut gene encoding dUTP diphosphatase encodes MLVVQIQRTDPAFADLPLPTYATEGSAGMDVYAAVTEPVELPPGGIVVIPTGIAIALPLGYECQVRPRSGIAARHGVFVLNAPGTIDSDYRGEIRVILANFGREPFWIRRGDRIAQLVVTRYERVQWELVQELPQTERGSGGFGSTGTESPLR; translated from the coding sequence ATGCTGGTCGTTCAGATCCAGCGCACAGATCCCGCTTTTGCAGACCTGCCGCTGCCGACCTATGCAACGGAGGGTTCTGCTGGCATGGACGTCTACGCAGCGGTAACGGAGCCAGTGGAGCTCCCTCCGGGAGGTATCGTAGTTATCCCGACGGGTATTGCCATCGCACTCCCCCTTGGCTATGAATGCCAAGTCCGTCCTCGCAGTGGGATCGCAGCTCGCCATGGGGTCTTTGTCCTAAACGCTCCTGGCACAATTGACAGTGACTACCGTGGCGAAATCCGTGTGATACTGGCCAACTTTGGCCGGGAGCCGTTTTGGATTCGGAGAGGAGATCGGATTGCGCAATTGGTCGTGACACGGTATGAGCGTGTCCAATGGGAGCTTGTCCAGGAATTGCCTCAGACAGAGCGAGGAAGTGGTGGGTTCGGCAGCACGGGGACTGAAAGCCCACTACGGTAG
- a CDS encoding acyl-CoA dehydrogenase family protein — MFSLELTEEQRLIQQTAREFAETEIEPTAIERDITGEFPYEIVRKLGELGFMGMMVSPEWGGSGLDTISYVLALVEISKADASVGVIMSVNNSLACWPIETYGTQDQKERYLRDLATGRKLGAFCLSEPEAGSDATRQHTMAVRGDGGWILNGTKNWITNGTTADVYVVFAQTDRSKGHRGITAFLIERGIEGFVPGKKEDKLGIRSSDTCSIGLTNVFVPDANVLGDIGEGFRIAMNTLNGGRIGIAAQAVGIAEAAFQAALAYSQQRKTFGKPICEHQAIQMKLADMSVKLEAARLLLLKAAWLRDQGERYIKAASHAKLFASRTAVELALEAIQIHGGYGYVREYKVERYLRDAKITEIYEGTSEIQHIIIARELLREVGYTAPQPVASS; from the coding sequence ATGTTCAGCTTGGAGCTTACAGAAGAGCAGCGGCTTATTCAGCAGACGGCACGGGAGTTTGCTGAGACAGAGATAGAGCCGACGGCCATCGAGCGAGATATTACGGGTGAGTTTCCTTACGAGATCGTGCGCAAGCTGGGAGAGCTTGGCTTCATGGGAATGATGGTCTCGCCTGAGTGGGGCGGGAGTGGCTTGGATACCATTAGCTATGTCCTGGCGCTGGTGGAGATCTCCAAGGCCGATGCAAGCGTTGGCGTTATCATGTCGGTCAACAACTCTCTGGCTTGCTGGCCGATCGAGACATATGGGACTCAAGACCAGAAGGAGCGCTACCTCCGTGACTTGGCCACAGGGCGCAAGCTTGGTGCCTTCTGCCTGAGCGAGCCCGAGGCTGGCTCTGATGCAACGCGTCAGCATACGATGGCCGTCCGTGGCGATGGTGGGTGGATTCTCAACGGCACGAAGAATTGGATCACCAACGGTACTACGGCCGACGTCTACGTTGTCTTCGCCCAGACTGACCGCTCCAAAGGCCATCGGGGAATCACGGCGTTCCTGATAGAGCGGGGCATCGAGGGCTTCGTCCCTGGTAAGAAGGAGGACAAGCTCGGGATCCGCTCTAGCGACACTTGCTCCATTGGGCTCACCAACGTCTTCGTGCCCGACGCTAATGTGTTGGGGGACATTGGCGAGGGCTTTCGGATTGCGATGAACACCCTCAACGGCGGGCGAATTGGGATTGCAGCGCAAGCAGTTGGGATTGCTGAGGCAGCCTTCCAAGCGGCGCTGGCGTACTCCCAGCAGCGGAAGACCTTCGGCAAACCTATCTGCGAGCACCAGGCTATCCAGATGAAGCTGGCGGATATGTCTGTCAAGCTAGAGGCTGCCCGACTGCTCCTCTTGAAAGCAGCATGGCTGCGGGATCAAGGTGAGCGGTACATCAAGGCGGCATCTCACGCAAAGCTCTTCGCCTCTCGAACGGCTGTAGAGCTGGCTCTGGAGGCTATCCAGATCCATGGGGGCTATGGCTACGTTCGGGAGTACAAGGTGGAGCGGTACCTGCGTGACGCCAAGATCACGGAGATCTACGAAGGCACCTCTGAGATCCAGCACATCATCATTGCTCGGGAGCTACTCCGCGAAGTCGGCTACACTGCTCCACAGCCGGTGGCGAGTAGCTGA
- a CDS encoding glycosyltransferase family 4 protein codes for MKRVLMAVPTPPPYAGPEVGMELVLRHWRSERLALMHVRTTLRESNAEKGRFDWKGIAKFVRVWREYITALWRWRPHLVFLLLSSSWVGIVRDIVLIVTARLWGARVVAQYRGGNFAGFFALQPPLRRSVIRWGLRQLQGVFVQSDGLRQQFEGLVPAEQIRVLVNGVQLEGLPRRRRVVAEAPPYRLLFVGHIAFAKGVRELLRAYRQLRDAVPVELWLIGTRIADPEVAASFLPPEWQQYYRKHSAEIEAEIDHYLKQQEQYGIRISGVLPASAVRQAMVEADVFVLPSYSEGFSMALLEAMAAGLPVVVTAVGALTELVTDGIHGRVVPPGDTAALASALLQSLQEPGWLRLAGARNRQRVATDFAIENVVQRWEEELYWVLERS; via the coding sequence ATGAAGCGGGTATTAATGGCTGTGCCGACGCCACCGCCCTATGCAGGGCCTGAGGTGGGGATGGAGTTGGTGTTGCGGCATTGGCGTTCAGAGCGATTGGCCCTCATGCATGTCCGTACCACCCTACGGGAGAGTAATGCAGAGAAGGGTCGCTTTGACTGGAAGGGAATAGCCAAGTTCGTGCGTGTATGGCGGGAATATATCACAGCATTGTGGCGGTGGCGTCCGCATCTGGTCTTCCTCCTGCTCTCTTCCAGCTGGGTAGGGATCGTTCGGGATATCGTCTTGATAGTAACGGCACGTCTTTGGGGGGCGAGGGTAGTTGCTCAGTATCGAGGGGGGAACTTTGCAGGATTCTTTGCTCTCCAGCCTCCATTGCGGCGTTCAGTAATCCGATGGGGGCTGAGGCAACTGCAGGGGGTATTCGTCCAAAGTGATGGACTACGGCAACAGTTTGAGGGGTTGGTCCCAGCAGAGCAGATTCGAGTCCTCGTAAATGGGGTCCAGTTAGAGGGCCTCCCAAGGCGCCGGAGGGTAGTAGCGGAAGCTCCGCCATATCGGCTACTCTTCGTTGGTCATATTGCCTTCGCGAAGGGAGTTCGGGAGCTCCTGAGGGCATATCGCCAGTTGCGGGACGCGGTCCCTGTGGAGCTCTGGCTCATCGGGACTCGGATTGCTGACCCTGAAGTGGCTGCCAGCTTCCTGCCACCGGAATGGCAGCAGTACTATCGCAAGCACTCTGCCGAGATTGAGGCCGAGATTGACCATTACCTAAAGCAACAAGAACAGTATGGAATCCGCATCTCAGGGGTACTTCCCGCTTCCGCAGTGAGGCAAGCTATGGTTGAGGCGGACGTGTTCGTACTACCTTCCTACAGTGAGGGATTCTCGATGGCGTTACTGGAGGCGATGGCTGCAGGGTTACCTGTCGTCGTTACTGCAGTGGGTGCCTTAACAGAATTGGTGACGGATGGGATCCACGGTAGAGTTGTACCGCCGGGAGATACAGCTGCCTTAGCGTCGGCTCTCTTGCAGTCTCTTCAGGAACCGGGATGGTTGCGGTTAGCTGGGGCACGAAACCGGCAGAGAGTTGCAACGGATTTTGCAATTGAGAACGTCGTTCAGCGCTGGGAGGAGGAGCTGTATTGGGTCCTTGAGCGCTCTTGA